A part of Crassostrea angulata isolate pt1a10 chromosome 5, ASM2561291v2, whole genome shotgun sequence genomic DNA contains:
- the LOC128185783 gene encoding uncharacterized protein LOC128185783, whose protein sequence is MNTWIILMNIFCLSTYVGILAAKLCTLPGGVLLCCPGFVWNRIENRCLKWKGNALMHSGDSPTLREQSTFPKSINGILSTVSLDLPEDFTVTSSYFSYKWIFVTIVLLCFIIVIISGTVIFKQLRRRQETVSTDDANYTPMQQDDIAYDYNLIDENLHPNIESRRNGSNQVEKFPSYT, encoded by the exons ATGAATACCtggattattttaatgaacattttctGTTTATCCACGTATGTCGGTATTTTAGCTGCAAAACTCTGCACACT ACCCGGAGGAGTCTTGTTGTGCTGCCCAGGCTTTGTTTGGAACAGAATAGAAAATAGATGCCTAA aATGGAAAGGTAATGCTTTAATGCATTCGGGTGATTCTCCAACCCTAAGGGAACAATCGACTTTTCCAAAGAGTATAAATG GCATTTTGTCGACAGTTTCTTTAGATTTACCTGAAGATTTCACGGTTACCAGTAGTTATTTTTCGTACAAATGGATTTTTGTCACAATAGTACTACTGTGTTTTATCATTGTGATCATCAGTGGCACAGTTATATTTAAACAGCTTAGACGCAGACAAGAAACAGTGAGTACAGACGATGCAAACTATACACCCATGCAACAAGATGATATAGCTTATGATTACAATTTAATCGACGAAAATCTTCATCCCAATATTGAAAGTAGAAGAAACGGATCAAATCAAGTGGAAAAGTTCCCATCCTATACCTAA